The Haloferax sp. Atlit-12N genome window below encodes:
- the deoC gene encoding deoxyribose-phosphate aldolase: MNRADLAARIDHTVLGPETTMADVEAVLDDADEWGMNACIPPCYVGEASEYAPDVLLATVVGFPHGQHTTTAKREEAVDAWQAGADELDMVINVGRLKAGEDELVTEDISEVVAAVPIPVKVIIETALLTEEEKHRACEAAVEADAAFVKTSTGFADGGATVEDVALMAEYLPVKASGGVGSYDEAVAMFEAGAERIGASSGVDIVSGAPEE; the protein is encoded by the coding sequence GACGACGATGGCCGACGTGGAGGCCGTCCTCGACGACGCCGACGAGTGGGGGATGAACGCCTGTATCCCGCCGTGCTACGTCGGCGAGGCGAGCGAGTACGCCCCGGACGTGTTGCTTGCGACGGTCGTCGGCTTCCCCCACGGTCAGCACACGACGACGGCCAAGCGCGAGGAGGCCGTCGACGCGTGGCAGGCCGGCGCGGACGAACTGGACATGGTCATCAACGTCGGTCGGCTCAAAGCCGGCGAGGACGAACTCGTGACCGAGGATATTTCGGAGGTCGTCGCGGCTGTCCCGATTCCCGTGAAGGTCATCATCGAGACGGCGCTCCTCACCGAGGAGGAGAAACACCGCGCCTGCGAGGCGGCCGTCGAGGCCGACGCCGCCTTCGTCAAGACCTCCACCGGCTTCGCCGACGGCGGCGCGACGGTCGAAGACGTGGCGCTCATGGCCGAGTACCTGCCCGTCAAGGCCTCCGGCGGTGTCGGCTCCTACGACGAGGCAGTCGCCATGTTCGAAGCCGGCGCGGAGCGTATCGGCGCGTCGTCGGGCGTCGATATCGTCTCCGGCGCGCCCGAGGAGTAA